tttccttcgctccatagatgctgctgcacccgctgagtttccccagcaattttgtgtaccaaggatTTTGACAAAGCAGGTTGGTGATGTCTACTGCCAATTGGATGAAGTGCTTCATTTCTAAATGGTCTGTAATTTAGAGTAGTCACCTTGAAATACTGTGGAACATGCAATGAAGGTTATCCCACAGCATTGTTGAGATAAGGAGCTCCAGGACCTCCTACACTGTTTTAATACATTTCTGGGATTTCTAACTCTCCTAAACAGGATAGTCTACAATAATCTGATTTGGTCCTTTGATCGATTTACCTGAACTGTCCAATTTGAAGAATTAAATATTAGCCAGGATACCATAATAACTCCCAAGAAATACAAAATATGGATGTTGGATTTTTGGGCAAGTTAGAATGCATTATGATTTAACATCAATTCTTTTTTTTCCAGTAGTCCTAACATAAAAAAAAGAGAACTCCATCTTGACTCCATGTAAACAGATGCAGAGAATGGGATAAATCTTTGACCAAATAGTCTGGGTAATAAAAACAAAGTTAGCAGAACAGAGACAAAGCAGAGAAGGCAAAGATGTAGCCTCAGCTAAATGTGCAAACAACAATTATAttttaagaccataagacataggagcagaatgaggccattcagcccatcaagtctactccaccattcaatgatggctgctattttccccctctcaaccgcttcttttgccttctccccatggcctTTGATGCCTTTCCTAATCAAGGACCTATCAAACTAAgtcttaaaaatactcaatgtttTGGCCTCCACGgtagtccgtggcaatgaattccagatacaccaccctctggctaaagatattcttcctcatctccattctacagttatattattttattctgagacatgcccactctatctaggcctttcattatccagtaggcttcaatgagatcccgttctcctcatccttctaaactccagcgagtacaggcccagaactTTCAGACATTTTacatatgttaatccaatcattgCTGGGATCATGGACTCCTTTAATTTTGATTCACATTAACTTGGCCAGAGCAATGTGATTGGACAGAAGGCTTGCAAGATGGCTCACTATGACTTGTTATTCCAACATCAGGGAATGTTCAAAGATATTTGGAGCCAAGGAATGTTGTTATTTGCATTCATATAACAGAGGAGTTTAAATGATTCACCACTAAATCCTACTATAAAAAGTTGTGTGAATCACATTTAGAGTTTTAATTGCCAGACTAAACGTCCATTAATGTGCCAGTAACCACCGAACAATCGTCTGAAAATGTCCAAATGAACGAACAAACAGACCCTTGGTCTTATCTGAAAGTTCATTTGTTTCACAAAGCAGCACCCCTTCAGCATTGCTTTGGCAGGTCATCCTGAACTATGGCCAGAGATGAGACAAGAAGTTTATGTTTAATAGTCAGGGAGTTGAAGAGACTATAAACAAACAAGCTTGGCATTGGAAAAACACACTTCATTACAGGCAAGTACTCAAGAGAAGATTCTGCTGTCACCAACAGGTCTGTACCAGAAAGACAATTCTGCTGAATGACAAAACACAGACTTcacacaaaaataatttatttaataaaTTATGGTTTCTGATGAATTGCATTGTTTGAAAATGGAAAGAAATCTCTTGCATCTTAGAATGAGGTTTGTATGCCTTTCTGAACATGAAACACAGCATGGTCAAATgcagagggtgggtgggtgtaaACGAGTGTTGTTTAGAGGGCAAGGGAGAGAGGAAGCAAGAGTGAGAGAGGAATAATTAAACTTTAAGTTCAGCAGCTGTTTTACAGGCAAATGCAGAAGCCCGTATAGAATAGATTGTTttactcttaaaaaaaaaaagcagtcaaGATTTCCCGTTCATTCTAGGTGCCAAACTGAATTCAGAAATGTAAAACATTTTCATTCTTCCTCCTCTTCGTTGGAATATCTGAAGAAACATTATGTCATTAGTTGCAGCTAACTAGATTCCAGCCATGGCCATTAATCCTGAAGCCATGACTCAGCATCCTGCAGGTAAGTGCTTGTTCTGAGTTTATTGATCATCAGATTTATTCACTTGGTCGATGGTGGGAGCTGCCTTTCAGGAATAAAGTCAAATTCAGTTTGCAGTCTCCTCGCTGTGTTTTATTTCAATTAAATGCAAAGTCTTAGAGCTGTGTGCCACTCTTGTTATTTTCCCCTCCCCTTAGACTCTATACCCATTCACCACCCATCCCCCTACCCGTGGATAAGGCTTGCTTCATCTCAGAGCCAGACTGTACACCTGATAAATTTCATCGGGGAATTCTTCCTGCTTTTCCTCTGCCAACACATTGAGTCCTGCCAGCTGCACAATGGTGTGCAGGGTGCTCAACTCCCGGCAGACGCTACTGTCCACCTCGTCCTCAATCACCCCCTCCTGGCTCACGTTGTCCTTCACGCAGATTATTCCATTTGGCCGAAGTCCTTTCTGACACCTCTTGAGGAACTGGGCAAGATGATCGTCAGTCAGGTGTCCTGCAACAAGCCCAAAGAGACTATAAGCTACAGAAAAAGTTGTCACAACTGCATTAATATGGTTCACGCTCTGGCCTATATTCACACAATCATAATGATAGCACAGACCCACTTCCTTCTGCTCTTTTCCACTGGCTTGCAATTTTTACATAGAATTTAATAAATACTTGATACTATTTTCAAAGGTACTACATTTGTTTCCTTCAGACAGCGTTCCAGAATCAGAAGAGTACTTTTGACAATTAAACCAAATTGGTATCCTCTGATTAGATACTTCCGCGATTGGAATCCTCATTCTTTTTTAAAACCATTGCGATTTTAGATATCTCTTACATCTCCCCTTGACCTTTCTACACTACTCCGACCCTCACCGCCTTCCCGGCCAAACCCAGGTCCGGACCACCGAAACTGCCGTGGttgcctcctcatttccctcctcctcctcccctcactcccattccctgccccaggacctacccaggtcatagagcagcgccagggcctggacagcttgagagcccattgtgattggtgcactgtgagaagCATTGTAACATCATCACTGGACGCTCTCTGAGAAAGCGGTTTAGGCTTTTTTTGAAACTTTAAATCATGAAttacttcggaaatataggtcggAATGcaatgggaagatgtttatcactccgacgggaaaaatgtgagtagaatatcTGAAGATTATGAAGGCTGTGGcgcagcgtttggaagaagataggaaaaagcaGAGCAGAGTGACACATTGCCGGCACAaacaaagagttttagtaatatagatatagatatctgCGTACGAGGCCTAACCAATCCTTTATTTGTAAAGGTTCAACCTTATCTCTTTACTTTTGTAATCTCTGCCCAGTAAAAAGAAAGTGAAAAACCCGATTTAACCAACTGTTGGAAAATTAGAAGCAGCCTCTCATTTCCACAAGGTCAAGTCTCAGAACTAATTATATCCATTGGTTATTTCACTACCCGATGTGCTACTGAGATACAAACATCAATAGCTGCCCAGCTGTGTGTTCAGTTAGCCACATTCAGCTTGGGAGAGGACAATCAGGCTCAACTGCCCCCTTTTACCAAGTCTTGCCACCTTGTGATCCTGAATGTCTAGGCACCCAATGGAATAAAATCATATCTGACAATTGGCTACCTAATAAACTATTGCATTCAAAGTTCTAGGTTATGGTTGGGAAGTAGTTCAGGGAGGCAGTTGGCATCTCGCACAATTCTATGATAATAGTTGAACACAAGATCGGCTGTGGTAGTCCttcattcatcatcattgaaaacattagtgacgcagtggtgctggtttctgacGTGACTGTGGTAGTGACAGTATTAAATGCCAATGCATGTGCTTTTGCAGTTTGCATCATTCATTGGAGGCATGATTTTCCAATTTACTTCTATTAATGTAACTTAATAATGCTAAGAGACCAGGCAAAATAAGGTCATTTGCTCCCAGTGGTGCTATTGTGATTGTCCTTATTTGGCTCCAGTATATCTGCAACAGTGCTGCAGTGCTATTTTTTTAGGTGCCAGAGCTGTCAAACAGGGGCACCGACTCGCCCTCACTCTCCCGCAGTTCtggagagacacagacacagacacacacccactcacacctgCAATGGACCACAACTCTACTTCATTTCCACACCTTCACACTCCACACCTTCAACAAACGCTTCCTCGCCTATCTGGACTCTACCAAGGATCACAATCTTGCCTGCCGCCAGACCAGTCCCTCCACCGACCCTCCTTGACTCGATCGCCCGTCTGGAGTTCCATCTCTGGACCGCGGCGCCGCCTGCCCGACCACCACGAGGCTGAGATGGTCATCACGAGGAGCAGCGCCAACATTCGCTGCCTCTCTGACCCTCACCGCCTTCCCGGCCAAACCCAGGCCCGGACCACCGAAACTGCCGTGGTTGCCGACTCCCACCACCTCCCTGGGGCCACCGCCGCTGTTGCCAACCTTCACTGTCTCCCCGGGGCCACCGATGCAGCTGCTGCCGCCGACCCGTATCTCTACTCCAACCAccccacgggcctccaccagcgacttcGCCAACCCTCTCCTCCGGCCATCAGCGGGTcagagccgtcacctcaccagagtttCAAGCTCAGCACATggcccacaacctccacgatGCAGGCAGCGTGTgatctgactctgctgggtcctactgctcccctccccctcctacagggaacctcagtagtgAAGGGTCTTCCACTTCCCACTCTTTCaaccaggttaccccgaccacacacccgcTGGTTAAAattcccattttttttttttccccaaacagAGGTGCCAGAGCAGCACTGCACCCCTGAACTGCAATCTGGTGAGTAAATACAACAGATCTTGGGGATACAAGCAAACTACTGCAAATACAGCAGTTTCTGCATGAAATAAACGAtagtttcagatttttttttaaaagagaaatttcctgcattttctgcttttcaAATTGCAtatttttagcatctgcagttattttgatTTTCAAGACATAAAGATGATTTTGTGTTGGCTGGAGTGTCCAGAATGAGTGATTTTAACCTCAGGATAGGTGATGTACTATTTATACCATAGATTTTCTCAGTCAGAGGATTGTGAACCTGTGGACTTCTCTACCAAAGGCATCAGTATAGGTCAATTAATTATATTCAAGAAGGAAGGAGGTATATTTCTTAATGCTAAGGAGATCAACGGGTATGGACCAAAGATGAAAACAGGGTGCTAAGGtggatgatcacactgaatgatgGAGAAAGTTCAGAAGAACCAACAGCCTACATCTGCTTCTACCTTCAGTATTCTCAAAACCAATTCTCTGCTTAAAATAGAGGCTGCAGCCTTGGTTCAATTTCCATCTCTCCTCCAAACCCATCCCTATCAGTTTTGGTCAACATACCGATCACCCATTGGATCCAGATGACATCGTATCGCTGGGGTTGGGGGATGAAGTCTTGCAAACCACAGCAGAAATAGTTGCCTACGCGTTTGCCCTCCTCCCCCAGGTGGGTCTTGGCCTTGGCCAGGAAGTCTTCTGTCACATCCACCATGTCAACGACTTTAAACAAGGGCAGAAGCAATCGTTTCGTGATTCTGCCGATCCCAGCACCACAGTCCAGTGCACAGCTAGCCCCTGCTTTCCCAGATCCTTCCTGTTGAGAACAGAAAACAGCTTGAACCAGCAGCAGTAGCGCAGGATGTTGTATATTCCTGTAGCCTGAAACGTATAGCTCTCTGCCTATACTGGAGTTCTAACCATGgtagaaaaacagaaaatgctggaagcgtaCAGCAGATCAAACAGAATATCTCCAGAACTACcttcaattattttatttcaaaaacaTCAGTTACTGTCGCAATTTAGGAACAAAAGGGCAAAATTTATACATAGCAGTTTTACCAAATGAAtaatctttctttaaaaaaattcaTTAAAGAATAAAAGTTACTTCAAACTTCACAATTTGGTCTCCTCTACATTGAAGAAGCAAAACGCATATTGGGTGATCATTTTGCAGGTCCCCTGCATTCAGTCTGCAGGGACGATCCTGAGCCTACCATGGCGAGCCACTTTAATTATCAATTCCACTTCGATTCCAAACTGTCTGTCTGCAGCCTTTCTCACCGATATGGTGAGGACCAAAGTAACCTAATAGAACAATATCTTATCTTCAGTCTGGGCACTTTGCAATCTTCTGGAAGGAACACTGAATGTTCCAACTTTAGGTGAATTGCTCTCCTATTGTTTCCCATTATTATGCTTATATCCCCTTCTGTCCCTCTTTAAAATGCCTTGCTAACTGTCAGTTCTCATGCTCCAAACTACCTGACCTATCTTAACATCTCCATATAGGCTTTTTTTCTCTTAAATGTCCCTCTCCCTAGCTGTGGTTTTGAACTGTAAGCCCTCCAGTCTACTCACCCTCGTTTTGGGGAAGTGTTGCTGGCCCGAAACTGaatggtttctctttccacagaggctACTTGACAGATTTTCTTTCAACAATGAAGATTTTAGGGGAAGATATAATGATTCATGGAAGATATTACATTGTAATTGAGCACATGAATTATCAGAAACTTGGAAAATAACCTAACCAGCAGCATGATAAACGGTGTGGCCACAATTTTTTGTGAATGAACAAAATGAAAGCTCTATTCAGTtatgactgaagatagacacaaaatgctggagtaattcagcgggacaggcagcatcttcgaataggttactccagcattttgtgtctatcttcggtgtaaaccagcatctgcagttccttcctaaacattcagTTATAACCATCTGTTTTCCATCATTTGTTCTAACATTATTTCACCCACACATTTCGACAGCTAAACGATTTGCCAAAATGAGACCTAAAGCTGGTTTAGTCATAAAAGTCAAAAGTTCGtgcagcttttgtttgtgtgtggggaggggtttAGTGgacagggggaagaggggaatatGGTGCTTGGCAGGGACAAATGTTTAAGAACATACAAAAGATATTCCTGCACAGATGTTCATGGAGACTCACCCCAATAAACCGCTTCAGAAACCTCTTGGAAGAATTGATGTCAATGTTGGAGATATGCCCATATCCTCCCAACATGCCATCCACTGTTGGGGGGATGTTCTTCCAGTATTTCTCAGCTCTGGAGTAGAATCCTTCCTCATCACCAATCACATCGGCATTCATAATGCAGAGCTCCAACTCAAACAagtgaaatttgaaataaaactaGAAGCCTGTTGATGGGAAGGAGCAGAAAGGGAAATGATAAATAATTCCTTCATATTTAAGCTGTAACTACACAGATATAATGAGCGGGATCACTTTATGGAGAAACCTTAGATTTCCATATACTATAAGCAACATAATCATGCAGTGCACAGAACTGCCAGCATACCAATAAGCCCCTTTGTGAAttaaatcaagggatataggaacAGGACAGCAAAATTAAATTGATTCAAAAACTCTGCCATGATCTTAATCAATGATAACTTTGGCTCTAGGTGCCTTGGATGACTAAtgaaataaactaaaattaaaataaataacgtTTCAAAAGATAGGACAGATTTTGGCAAATGCGAGTCATGTAAAGAACAGCAAAACAGCAGATTGAAAAAGCTACAAAAAGAAACTGCACAATTTCACCCAAATAATGAaaataaggagatggtggttatgATGAATCGTCAGTATTTGGAGCAGAAAATAGCATGCGTAACATCTTGCATTAGGAATGCAAATTGATCAAAATAATTTGATACACCATAACAGAAATGAAGACATTCTGCACACCAAGGATCACCTCATCTCCAGGACCAGATTGGTTGCTTCCCAGGATTTTAAAAGTAGATTAGAATACTGCGAGATTATAGCGAGGGAATCAGCAACATTCATAGAGtactggagtcatacagcatggaaatggggccTTCAGCTCGACTTGCTGAAGGCCCCatttcatgccgaccaacatgccccacctagactagtcctacctgcctgtgtttaacccatatccttctaaacctatcctatctatgcacctgtccaaatgttttataaaTATGATACCACCGGGGGCACCGTACGATGGCTGCTCCGCCGGCAGTCCGTTCGATGtttcatatttttttaatttttagtgtttgttgaaagtttgttttaatgttctctggtttgtcttatgtgggggggaaggggaggggatcgggggaacctTTTTTTCAGAttattaccttgccggagatgtgattaattttcagaTCGCATTGTCCGGgagctctgcggccttccatcgatggagctggaggcctcctcggactgtcgtgagccccaccgcggggcgtggacttaacatcggagctgatccattgcccgggatcgctccaaccgcagcctgcggacttaccatcaagagctcgcagtctcgggagaggccgagtcgggaagctccaacgacgcagaaggttcgaccagccccgacgggagtcaagatcgtcccgtcaacggagggctcaaggtccccgaccacgggagaacaaagggaagggacttgaactttatttcaccttccatcgcagtgaggaatgtgtaggagttactgtggtggatgttcatgttaaaatgtggtttcggtgttctgttgctttttatttgtatgactgacttggcaaattaaattcctcgtatgttgcaaaacatacttggcaaataaagtactattctgattgtacccgccaactacctcctctggtagctcactaCATATACCtttgccaccctttgtgtaaaaaagttgcccctcaggttcctattaaatctcctcccccccccaaacccatgtcctctgcttcGGATCTGTATCTCAGTACCAACAAGTATTTGCTTTCTATTACTGTCATTTATCTCCTACTAATAACGTTCCCTGAGCAGAACAGCGATAATTAACAAGCATTCATTTCCCATTTTGAAACTCAATGAGAGCAATTATATCACCTGGACAACCATAGTCTATCACAAATATTCCTTGGTTTGCTCCAATTCTCCCCCTCGTCAACTTAAAACACACTTACTTTCTCATTTTACACTTCCGATGAACTCAAAACATTATTTCTTTCTTAACAGATGCTGTCCAACATGATGAgtatccccattttgattcttattTCTATCATGTTGGAATGCTGTTGTTACAGATTTAATGCACAAACACAGTTTGGCAGCCCTTCTGTGAAGGTGACATTCAAAACAGCTGACAAAGCTCAGC
The DNA window shown above is from Amblyraja radiata isolate CabotCenter1 chromosome 32, sAmbRad1.1.pri, whole genome shotgun sequence and carries:
- the ntmt1 gene encoding N-terminal Xaa-Pro-Lys N-methyltransferase 1 — its product is MNADVIGDEEGFYSRAEKYWKNIPPTVDGMLGGYGHISNIDINSSKRFLKRFIGEGSGKAGASCALDCGAGIGRITKRLLLPLFKVVDMVDVTEDFLAKAKTHLGEEGKRVGNYFCCGLQDFIPQPQRYDVIWIQWVIGHLTDDHLAQFLKRCQKGLRPNGIICVKDNVSQEGVIEDEVDSSVCRELSTLHTIVQLAGLNVLAEEKQEEFPDEIYQVYSLALR